The following are encoded together in the Chaetodon auriga isolate fChaAug3 chromosome 4, fChaAug3.hap1, whole genome shotgun sequence genome:
- the tmx2b gene encoding thioredoxin-related transmembrane protein 2-B: MALLTPLFAFLYHLPQVYKWLLKPYYIASLFMSIAFLAVRKTPGICDHLATQREDGNSCDFDWREVEILMFLSAIVMMKNRRAITVEQHVGNIILFSKVANVILFFRLDIRMGLLYLTLCIVFLMTCKPPLYMGPEYIKYFSDKTIDDELDRDTRVTWIVEFFANWSPECQSFASVYADLSLKYNCAGLKFGKVDIGRYGEVSKKYKVSTSPLSKQLPSLVLFQGGKEVMRRPQVDKKGRAVSWSFTEENIIREFNLNELYQKSKKLNKTKGDKVGQSQFPPVPEEEEPEQQEAPAHGQEVESKKDK; encoded by the exons ATGGCTCTACTAACGCCGTTATTCGCTTTCCTGTACCACCTCCCGCAGGTGTATAAGTGGCTGCTGAAGCCATACTATATAGCCTCGCTTTTCATGTCTATAGCTTTTCTAGCTGTTCGCAAGACGCCTGGCATCTGCGACCATCTGGCCACACAGCGAGAGGACGGCAACTCCTGCGACTTTGACTGG agagaggtggagatCCTCATGTTCCTCAGCGCCATCGTCATGATGAAGAACAGACGAGCGA taaCTGTGGAGCAGCATGTGGGCAACATCATCCTGTTCAGCAAAGTGGCCAATGTCATCCTGTTCTTCAGACTGGACATCAGGATGGGACTGCTCTACCTGACACTCTGCATAG tgtttttgatgaCCTGTAAACCTCCTCTTTACATGGGACCAGAGTACATCAAATACTTCAGCGACAAAACCATTGAC GATGAGCTGGACAGAGACACTCGTGTCACATGGATCGTTGAATTTTTTGCCAACTGGTCTCCAGAGTGCCAGTCCTTTGCTTCCGTCTATGCCGATCTGTCTCTCAA gtaTAACTGTGCCGGCCTCAAGTTTGGCAAAGTGGACATTGGACGTTATGGAGAGGTTTCCAAGAA GTACAAGGTGTCCACGTCTCCACTGTCCAAACAGCTCCCATCCTTGGTGTTGTTtcagggagggaaggaggtgaTGCGGCGCCCCCAGGTGGACAAGAAGGGCAGAGCAGTGTCCTGGAGCTTCACTGAG GAGAACATCATCCGAGAGTTCAACCTGAATGAACTCTACCAGAAATCCAAGAAGCTCAACAAGACCAAAGGAGACAAGGTCGGCCAATCCCAGTTCCCACCAGTCCCCGAGGAGGAGGAGCCCGAGCAGCAGGAAGCCCCCGCCCATGGCCAGGAGGTCGAATCCAAGAAGGACAAATAA